A region of Helicoverpa zea isolate HzStark_Cry1AcR chromosome 16, ilHelZeax1.1, whole genome shotgun sequence DNA encodes the following proteins:
- the LOC124637414 gene encoding myosin heavy chain, muscle isoform X31 produces MPKPVVQEGEDPDPTPYLFVSLEQKRIDQSKPYDGKKACWVPDEKEGFLQGEIKATKGELVTVSLPGGETKDFKKDLVAQVNPPKYEKCEDMSNLTYLNDASVLYNLKQRYYHKLIYTYSGLFCVAINPYKRFPVYTTRCAKLYRGKRRSEVPPHIFAISDGAYVNMLTNHENQSMLITGESGAGKTENTKKVIAYFATVGASQKKDPSQEKKGSLEDQVVQTNPVLEAFGNAKTVRNDNSSRFGKFIRIHFGPSGKLAGADIETYLLEKARVISQQALERSYHIFYQMMSGSVPGLKDMCLLTNDVYDYNIISQGKTTIPNVDDGEECTLTDQAMDVLGFTQEEKDNVYKITAAVMHMGRMQFKQRGREEQAEADGTEDGDKVAKLLGVEMQDLYKNLLKPRIKVGNEFVTQGRNKDQVTNSVGALCKGMFDRLFKWLVKKCNETLDTKQKRQHFIGVLDIAGFEIFDYNGFEQLCINFTNEKLQQFFNHHMFVLEQEEYTKEGIHWEFIDFGMDLLACIDLIEKPMGILSILEEESMFPKATDQTFVEKLNNNHLGKSAPYLKPKPPKPGCQAAHFAIGHYAGNVGYNITGWLEKNKDPLNDTVVDQFKKGQNKLLVEIFADHPGQSGDAGGGGGKGGRGKKGGGFATVSSAYREQLNNLMTTLRSTQPHFVRCIIPNELKQPGLIDSHLVMHQLTCNGVLEGIRICRKGFPNRMVYPDFKLRYKILCPNLIKEPITPEIATKKILEHTGLDSESFRLGKTKVFFRAGVLGQMEELRDDRLSKIVSWLQAYIRGYLSRKEYKKLQEQRLALQVVQRNLRKYLQLRTWPWWKLWQKVKPLLNVTRVEDELAKLEEKAQKAQEAFEKEEKLRKELEGLNAKLLEEKTALLASIEGKEGSLSEVQERAAKLNAQKADLELQLRDTQDRLTQEEDARNQLFQAKKKLEQEVSGLKKDVEDLELSVQKSEQDKATKDHQIRNLNDEIAHQDELINKLNKEKKLQGESNQKTSEELQAAEDKVNHLNKVKQKLEQTLDELEDSLEREKKLRADVEKQRRKVEGDLKLTQEAVADLERNKKELEQTIQRKDKEISSLTAKLEDEQSLVSKLQKQIKELQGRIEELEEEVESERQARAKAEKQRADLARELEELGERLEEAGGATSAQIELNKKREAELSKLRRDLEEANIQHESTLANLRKKHNDAVSEMGEQLDQLNKLKAKAEHDRASCYNELNNTRAAVDQVAREKAAQEKIVKQLQHQLNEVQSKADEANRTLNDLDAAKKKLSIENSDLLRQLEEAESQVSQLSKIKVSLTTQLEDTKRLADEEARERATLLGKFRNLEHDLDNIREQVEEEAEGKADLQRQLSKANAEAQLWRSKYESEGVARSEELEEAKRKLQARLAEAEETIESLNQKVVALEKTKQRLATEVEDLQLEVDRATAIANAAEKKQKAFDKIIGEWKLKVDDLAAELDASQKECRNYSTELFRLKGAYEEGQEQLEAVRRENKNLADEVKDLLDQIGEGGRNIHEIEKARKRLEAEKDELQAALEEAEAALEQEENKVLRAQLELSQVRQEIDRRIQEKEEEFENTRKNHQRALDSMQASLEAEAKGKAEALRMKKKLEADINELEIALDHANKANAEAQKNIKRYQAQIKDLQTALEEEQRARDDAREQLGISERRANALQNELEESRTLLEQADRARRQAEQELGDAHEQLNELSAQSASLSAAKRKLESELQTLHSDLDELLNEAKNSEEKAKKAMVDAARLADELRAEQDHAQTQEKLRKALEQQIKELQVRLDEAEANALKGGKKAIQKLEQRVRELENELDGEQRRHADAQKNLRKSERRIKELTFQAEEDRKNHERMQDLVDKLQQKIKTYKRQIEEAEEIAALNLAKFRKAQQELEEAEERADLAEQAISKFRGKGRAGSAARGVSPAPQRSRPAFADGFGTFPPRFDLAPEDF; encoded by the exons ATGCCGAAGCCAGTAGTCCAAGAGGGCGAGGACCCCGATCCGACTCCGTACCTGTTCGTGTCTCTGGAACAGAAGCGTATCGACCAGAGCAAGCCCTACGATGGCAAGAAGGCATGCTGGGTGCCTGACGAAAAGGAGGGTTTCCTCCAGGGCGAGATCAAGGCCACCAAGGGTGAGCTGGTGACCGTCAGCCTGCCTGGTGGTGAG ACCAAAGACTTCAAGAAAGATCTTGTTGCTCAAGTCAACCCACCTAAGTACGAGAAATGCGAGGACATGTCTAACTTGACATACCTCAACGACGCTTCTGTTTTGTATAACTTGAAGCAGAGATATTACCATAAACTTATTTAC ACGTACTCGGGTCTCTTCTGTGTGGCTATCAACCCCTACAAGAGGTTCCCCGTGTACACCACACGATGCGCCAAGCTCTACCGTGGCAAGCGTCGTTCGGAGGTGCCCCCTCACATCTTCGCCATTTCCGACGGTGCCTACGTCAACATGTTGACCAACCACGAGAATCAATCTATGTTGATTAC CGGTGAGTCTGGTGCCGGAAAGACTGAGAACACGAAGAAGGTAATTGCGTACTTCGCCACCGTCGGTGCCTCCCAAAAGAAGGACCCGTCCCAGGAGAAGAAGGGCTCCCTTGAAGACCAGGTCGTACAGACTAACCCTGTACTTGAAGCCTTCGGTAACGCCAAGACCGTCCGTAACGACAACTCGTCTCGTTTC GGTAAATTCATCCGTATCCACTTCGGACCCTCCGGTAAACTGGCTGGTGCTGATATCGAGACCT ATCTGCTCGAGAAGGCCCGTGTCATCTCCCAACAGGCTCTTGAGCGTTCTTACCACATCTTCTACCAGATGATGTCTGGCTCCGTTCCTGGACTTAAGG ACATGTGTTTGCTGACAAACGACGTATATGACTATAACATCATCTCGCAAGGAAAAACTACCATCCCCAACGTAGATGATGGAGAGGAGTGTACATTGACTGAC CAAGCCATGGACGTCCTGGGCTTCACCCAGGAAGAGAAGGACAACGTATACAAGATCACCGCCGCTGTCATGCACATGGGTCGCATGCAGTTCAAGCAGAGAGGTCGCGAGGAACAGGCTGAGGCCGACGGCACTGAG GATGGTGACAAGGTTGCCAAGCTCCTCGGTGTTGAGATGCAGGACCTCTACAAGAACTTGTTGAAGCCCCGCATCAAGGTCGGAAACGAGTTCGTCACCCAGGGTCGTAACAAGGACCAGGTCACCAACTCCGTCGGTGCTCTCTGCAAGGGCATGTTCGATCGTCTCTTCAAGTGGCTCGTGAAGAAGTGTAACGAGACCCTAGACACCAAGCAGAAGAGGCAGCACTTCATCGGTGTACTGGATATCGCCGGTTTCGAGATCTTCGAC TACAATGGGTTTGAGCAACTTTGCATTAACTTCACAAATGAGAAACTCCAACAATTCTTCAACCATCACATGTTTGTATTGGAGCAAGAGGAGTATACGAAAGAAGGCATTCACTGGGAGTTCATTGACTTTGGAATGGACTTGCTTGCCTGCATAGATCTAATTGAAAAG CCCATGGGTATCCTCTCCATCCTTGAGGAAGAGTCTATGTTCCCCAAAGCCACCGACCAGACCTTCGTTGAGAAGTTGAACAACAACCACTTGGGCAAGTCTGCTCCTTACCTGAAGCCGAAGCCGCCCAAGCCCGGTTGCCAGGCCGCTCACTTCGCCATTGGTCACTACGCCGGTAAC GTCGGCTACAACATCACTGGATGGCTTGAGAAGAACAAGGACCCCCTCAACGACACTGTCGTTGACCAGTTCAAGAAGGGTCAGAACAAACTGTTGGTTGAGATCTTTGCTGACCATCCTGGTCAGTCTGGTGATGCCGGTGGCGGTGGTGGCAAGG GAGGTCGCGGTAAGAAGGGCGGTGGTTTCGCTACTGTGTCCTCCGCTTACAGG GAACAACTTAACAACCTGATGACCACCCTGAGGTCTACCCAGCCTCACTTCGTACGTTGTATCATCCCCAACGAGTTGAAGCAGCCTG GTCTCATCGACTCTCACCTTGTGATGCACCAGCTGACCTGTAACGGTGTGCTTGAAGGCATCCGTATTTGCCGTAAAGGTTTCCCCAACAGGATGGTCTACCCCGACTTCAAGCTCCG ATACAAAATTCTGTGCCCGAACCTCATCAAAGAGCCAATTACACCTGAGATTGCTACTAAGAAAATTCTCGAACATACCGGATTGGATTCGGAGTCTTTCAGGCTCGGAAAGACTAAG GTATTCTTCCGCGCTGGTGTCCTGGGTCAGATGGAAGAGTTGCGTGACGACAGGCTGTCCAAGATCGTCTCGTGGCTCCAGGCCTACATCCGTGGTTACCTGTCCCGTAAGGAGTACAAGAAGCTGCAGGAACAGAG gttgGCTCTCCAAGTTGTCCAGCGCAACTTGCGCAAGTACCTGCAACTCCGCACCTGGCCCTGGTGGAAGTTGTGGCAGAAGGTCAAGCCCCTCCTCAACGTCACCCGCGTCGAGGATGAGCTCGCG AAACTTGAGGAGAAGGCCCAGAAGGCCCAGGAGGCTTTCGAGAAGGAAGAGAAGCTCCGCAAGGAGCTCGAGGGTCTCAACGCCAAGCTCCTCGAGGAGAAGACCGCTCTGCTTGCCTCCATCGAGGGCAAGGAGGGCTCCCTCTCCGAGGTGCAGGAGCGCGCTGCCAAGCTCAACGCGCAGAAGGCCGACCTCGAGCTCCAGCTCAGG GACACCCAGGACCGCCTTACCCAGGAAGAGGATGCCCGCAACCAGCTCTTCCAGGCTAAGAAGAAGTTGGAACAGGAAGTCTCCGGCCTCAAGAAGGATGTCGAAGACTTGGAACTGTCCGTCCAGAAGTCCGAGCAGGACAAGGCCACCAAGGACCACCAGATCCGCAACTTGAACGACGAGATCGCCCACCAAGACGAGCTCATCAACAAGTTGAACAAGGAGAAGAAGCTCCAGGGAGAGTCCAACCAGAAGACCTCCGAGGAGCTCCAGGCCGCCGAGGACAAGGTCAACCACCTCAACAAGGTCAAGCAGAAGCTCGAGCAGACCCTCGACGAGCTCGAGGACTCTCTGGAGCGCGAGAAGAAGCTGCGCGCCGACGTCGAGAAGCAGAGGAGGAAGGTGGAGGGCGACCTCAAGCTCACCCAGGAGGCCGTCGCCGACCTCGAGCGCAACAAGAAGGAGCTCGAGCAGACCATCCAGCGCAAGGACAAGGAGATCTCGTCCCTTACCGCCAAGCTGGAGGACGAGCAGTCGCTTGTCAGCAAGCTCCAGAAACAGATCAAGGAATTGCAAGGCCGCATCGAAGAGCTCGAGGAGGAGGTCGAATCCGAACGCCAGGCTCGCGCTAAGGCCGAGAAGCAGCGTGCCGACCTCGCCCGCGAGCTCGAGGAGCTGGGTGAGCGCCTTGAGGAAGCCGGTGGCGCCACCTCCGCTCAGATTGAGCTGAACAAGAAGCGCGAGGCTGAGCTCAGCAAGCTGCGCCGCGACCTCGAGGAGGCCAACATCCAGCACGAGTCTACCCTCGCCAACCTCCGCAAGAAGCACAACGATGCCGTCTCGGAGATGGGCGAGCAGCTCGACCAGCTCAACAAGCTCAAGGCCAA GGCTGAGCATGACCGCGCGTCTTGCTACAACGAGCTTAACAACACTCGCGCGGCTGTCGATCAAGTAGCGAGAGAGAAG GCTGCCCAAGAGAAGATCGTCAAGCAGCTGCAGCACCAGCTCAACGAGGTGCAGAGCAAGGCTGACGAAGCCAACCGCACCCTCAACGACCTGGATGCCGCCAAGAAGAAGCTGTCCATCGAGAACTCCGACCTTCTTCGCCAATTGGAGGAGGCCGAGTCCCAGGTTTCTCAGCTGTCCAAGATCAAGGTGTCCCTCACCACTCAGCTCGAGGACACCAAGAGGCTCGCCGACGAAGAGGCCAGG GAACGCGCCACCCTTCTTGGCAAGTTCCGCAACCTCGAGCACGACCTGGACAACATCCGCGAACAGGTCGAGGAGGAGGCCGAAGGCAAGGCTGATCTTCAACGCCAGCTTTCCAAGGCCAACGCCGAGGCTCAGCTCTGGCGCTCCAAGTACGAGTCCGAGGGCGTGGCCCGCTCCGAGGAACTCGAGGAGGCCAAGCGCAAGCTCCAGGCCCGCCTTGCCGAAGCCGAGGAGACCATTGAGTCCCTCAACCAGAAGGTTGTCGCTCTTGAGAAGACCAAGCAGCGTCTCGCCACCGAGGTCGAGGACCTGCAGCTCGAGGTCGACCGTGCCACCGCCATCGCCAACGCTGCCGAGAAGAAGCAGAAGGCCTTCGACAAGATCATCGGAGAATGGAAGCTCAAGGTTGACGACCTTGCCGCTGAGCTCGACGCCAGCCAGAAGGAGTGCCGCAACTACTCCACTGAGCTGTTCCGTCTCAAGGGTGCCTACGAGGAAGGCCAGGAACAGCTTGAGGCTGTCCGCCGTGAGAACAAGAACCTCGCCGACGAAGTCAAGGACCTCCTTGACCAGATCGGTGAAGGTGGCCGCAACATCCACGAGATCGAGAAGGCCAGGAAGCGCCTTGAGGCCGAGAAGGACGAGCTCCAGGCCGCCCTTGAGGAGGCTGAGGCAGCCCTCGAACAGGAGGAGAACAAGGTTCTCCGCGCTCAGCTTGAGCTGTCCCAGGTCAGGCAGGAGATCGACAGGCGCATCCAAGAGAAGGAGGAGGAGTTCGAGAACACACGCAAGAACCACCAGCGCGCCCTCGACTCCATGCAGGCTTCCCTCGAAGCCGAGGCTAAGGGCAAGGCTGAGGCCCTGCGCATGAAGAAGAAGCTTGAGGCTGACATCAACGAGCTTGAGATCGCTCTTGACCACGCCAACAAGGCTAACGCTGAGGCCCAGAAGAACATCAAGCGCTACCAGGCCCAGATCAAGGACCTCCAGACCGCCCTGGAAGAGGAACAGCGCGCCCGCGACGATGCCCGCGAACAGCTCGGCATCTCAGAACGCCGCGCCAACGCCCTCCAGAACGAGCTCGAGGAGTCCCGCACCCTCCTGGAACAGGCCGACCGCGCCCGCCGCCAGGCCGAACAGGAACTCGGCGACGCTCACGAACAGCTCAACGAGCTGTCCGCCCAGAGCGCCTCCCTGTCCGCTGCCAAGAGGAAACTCGAGTCCGAGCTGCAGACCCTGCACTCCGACCTCGACGAGCTCCTCAACGAGGCTAAGAACTCCGAGGAGAAGGCCAAGAAGGCTATGGTTGACGCCGCCCGTCTTGCCGACGAGCTGCGCGCCGAACAAGACCACGCCCAGACCCAGGAGAAACTCCGCAAGGCTCTTGAGCAACAGATCAAGGAACTGCAAGTCAGGCTGGATGAGGCTGAAGCCAACGCCCTTAAGGGAGGCAAGAAGGCCATCCAGAAACTGGAACAGAGGGTCAGGGAGCTTGAGAACGAGCTTGACGGTGAACAGAGGAGACACGCCGACGCCCAGAAGAACCTCCGCAAGTCAGAGAGGCGCATCAAGGAGCTCACCTTCCAGGCCGAGGAGGACCGCAAGAACCACGAGCGCATGCAGGACCTCGTCGACAAACTGCAACAGAAGATCAAGACCTACAAGAGGCAGATCGAGGAAGCCGAAGAAATCGCCGCCCTCAACTTGGCTAAGTTCCGCAAGGCACAGCAGGAGTTGGAGGAGGCCGAGGAAAGGGCAGACCTTGCCGAGCAGGCCATCAGCAAATTCCGTGGCAAGGGACGTGCGGGTTCCGCTGCGAGAGGAGTCAGTCCGGCG CCCCAGCGCTCGCGTCCCGCCTTCGCTGACGGTTTCGGCACCTTCCCACCTAGGTTCGACCTGGCGCCCGAAGATTTCTAA